A genomic stretch from Bacteroidota bacterium includes:
- a CDS encoding TSUP family transporter, translated as MLYALLGAVAIGLVLGLLGSGGSILTVPVLVYLAGEPDKVAIAESLAIVGAIAAVGAIPYARQKSVDWRSVGWFGVPGILGTYLGAAFSAYVSGPVQLALFAVVMLLAAGLMLRGRKKVEGVRPRQAAWIIVIEGLAVGVLTGLVGVGGGFLIVPALVLLGGLSMRVAVGTSLLIIAAKSLVGFWKYVDVLAADGLVVDWRLIGAFAAIGIVGATVGNRISQHVPQAMLRRGFAMFLLVMGVGILAREAPAALAGTPESVVATGVADTTQVTLSERAYAARHDSTAQILDVRTGMEIGRGRVAGAQHVDYMFPGFAGRVAELSLDPERPVYLYCGSGARSGRAAHVLRDAGYEAYNIGGFRALRAAGVPTEG; from the coding sequence ATGCTGTATGCCCTCCTCGGTGCCGTCGCGATCGGGCTCGTTCTCGGCTTGCTCGGCTCCGGCGGCTCCATCCTGACCGTGCCGGTGCTCGTCTACCTCGCAGGCGAGCCGGACAAGGTCGCCATTGCGGAGAGCCTCGCCATCGTCGGGGCCATTGCGGCGGTCGGGGCGATCCCGTATGCGCGGCAGAAGTCAGTGGACTGGCGCAGCGTGGGCTGGTTTGGCGTGCCGGGCATCCTCGGGACGTACCTGGGCGCGGCGTTCTCGGCCTACGTCTCCGGGCCGGTGCAGCTCGCGCTCTTCGCCGTCGTGATGCTGCTTGCGGCCGGGCTGATGCTGCGTGGCCGCAAGAAGGTCGAGGGCGTGCGTCCCCGGCAGGCCGCCTGGATCATCGTGATCGAAGGGCTGGCCGTCGGCGTGCTGACGGGCCTCGTGGGCGTCGGCGGCGGCTTCCTGATCGTGCCTGCGCTGGTGCTACTCGGCGGGCTCTCGATGCGCGTCGCCGTCGGGACGAGCCTACTCATCATCGCGGCCAAGAGCCTGGTCGGCTTCTGGAAGTATGTCGACGTGCTCGCCGCGGACGGGCTGGTGGTGGACTGGCGGCTCATCGGCGCGTTCGCCGCCATCGGCATCGTCGGGGCGACCGTCGGCAACCGCATCAGCCAGCACGTCCCGCAGGCGATGCTGCGCCGAGGCTTCGCGATGTTCCTCCTCGTGATGGGCGTTGGCATTCTGGCGCGGGAGGCGCCGGCGGCGCTGGCCGGGACGCCTGAAAGCGTCGTCGCTACGGGCGTCGCTGACACGACGCAGGTCACGTTGAGCGAGCGCGCCTATGCCGCGCGCCACGACTCGACGGCGCAGATCCTCGATGTGCGAACCGGGATGGAGATCGGGCGCGGACGCGTGGCGGGCGCGCAGCACGTGGACTACATGTTTCCGGGTTTTGCGGGGCGTGTTGCCGAACTGAGCCTCGATCCTGAGCGTCCGGTGTACCTCTACTGTGGCTCCGGCGCTCGCTCCGGCCGCGCGGCGCACGTCCTCCGGGACGCGGGCTACGAGGCCTACAACATCGGCGGCTTCCGCGCGCTCAGGGCCGCCGGGGTGCCAACCGAGGGATAG
- the queF gene encoding preQ(1) synthase, which yields MAPDLTPSDLHALRERAAAHTEQALAYMAQFGIKPEGHVRPFLPPETRQQTIDRLPYRHAARQVVVYETEPGEFSALCPFSGLPDSGRVRIEYVPGDWILELKSLKYYLISWRDVGAAQEDVTALLYADLAEHLGNPQRLVVETVYTVRGGINTTCRVDSRDQD from the coding sequence ATGGCCCCCGACCTGACTCCTTCCGACCTGCACGCGCTGCGAGAGCGCGCTGCGGCCCATACTGAGCAGGCGCTCGCCTACATGGCGCAGTTCGGCATCAAGCCCGAGGGGCACGTCCGCCCCTTCCTTCCGCCAGAGACGCGGCAGCAGACCATCGACCGGCTACCCTACCGCCATGCCGCGCGGCAGGTGGTCGTCTACGAGACGGAGCCCGGCGAATTCTCCGCGCTCTGCCCATTCAGCGGCCTCCCCGACAGCGGGCGCGTCCGCATCGAGTACGTCCCCGGCGACTGGATCCTCGAACTCAAGAGCCTGAAGTACTACCTCATCTCGTGGCGCGATGTGGGCGCGGCGCAGGAGGACGTCACGGCGCTGCTCTACGCCGACCTCGCCGAGCACCTCGGCAACCCGCAGCGGCTCGTCGTCGAGACGGTCTACACGGTGCGAGGCGGCATCAACACGACGTGCCGCGTGGATAGCCGCGATCAGGACTAG
- a CDS encoding T9SS type A sorting domain-containing protein, with translation MPVRFSSRLVARRRLAWLRRSAAAGTLTLAMLRGAPVAEAQAPVALSEEFQVNTFTTGDQSRPSVAMDADGDFVIAWAGFGQDGSLSGIFAQRYAADGTPQGDEFQVNTFTTASQFRPSVGMDTDGNFVVAWESSDQDGSSYGVFARRYAANGTPQGDEFQVNTFTTDGQRMASVGMDADGDFVVAWESFGQDGSYYGVFAQRYNAGGAAVGMEFQVNTHTTDFQFSGKVAMDDDGDFVVAWRSTGQDGSRSGIFAQRYAADGTPQGDEFQVNTFTTDGQRMASVGMDADGDFVVAWESFGQDGSYYGVFARRYAANGTPQGSEFQVNIFTTRFQSSASVGIDADGDFVIAWESSNQDGSGGGIFARRYAADGTPQSSEFRVNTHTSNHQGGPAVSMEADGDFVTAWRSSGQDGSRSGVFARRYTDSPLPAGDEMPLPVNFALDVVFSNPFSDAAAVHYALPTAAAVRLTVTDLLGRTVLTRAEGVQPAGRHEVQLALDNLLSGVYVVCLNAAGANATQRVILIR, from the coding sequence GTGCCTGTTCGTTTCTCGTCTCGCCTCGTCGCCCGCCGCCGTCTCGCATGGCTCCGTCGCTCCGCGGCTGCGGGCACGCTCACGCTCGCGATGCTGCGCGGTGCACCCGTCGCTGAGGCACAAGCTCCAGTGGCGTTGAGCGAAGAGTTTCAGGTCAACACCTTCACCACAGGCGATCAGTCTCGGCCTTCGGTAGCAATGGACGCCGATGGCGACTTTGTCATCGCGTGGGCGGGCTTTGGCCAGGACGGCTCGCTCTCCGGCATCTTCGCACAACGCTACGCCGCCGACGGAACACCTCAGGGTGACGAGTTCCAAGTCAACACCTTCACCACAGCTAGTCAGTTCAGACCCTCAGTGGGGATGGATACCGATGGCAATTTCGTCGTCGCATGGGAGAGTTCAGACCAGGATGGCTCATCCTACGGTGTCTTCGCGCGGCGCTACGCCGCTAACGGAACACCGCAGGGTGACGAGTTCCAAGTCAACACCTTCACCACGGACGGTCAGCGCATGGCCTCGGTGGGGATGGATGCCGACGGCGACTTCGTGGTCGCATGGGAGAGCTTTGGCCAGGACGGCTCATACTACGGTGTCTTCGCGCAGCGCTACAATGCGGGCGGCGCGGCAGTAGGCATGGAGTTCCAGGTAAACACCCATACCACGGATTTCCAGTTTTCAGGCAAGGTAGCGATGGACGACGACGGCGACTTCGTCGTCGCGTGGCGGAGCACTGGCCAAGATGGCTCGCGCTCCGGCATCTTCGCACAACGCTACGCCGCCGACGGAACACCGCAGGGTGACGAGTTCCAAGTCAACACCTTCACCACGGACGGTCAGCGCATGGCCTCGGTGGGGATGGATGCCGACGGCGACTTCGTGGTCGCATGGGAGAGCTTTGGCCAGGACGGCTCATACTACGGCGTCTTCGCGCGGCGCTACGCCGCTAACGGAACACCGCAAGGATCAGAGTTTCAGGTCAACATCTTCACCACGCGTTTCCAGTCTTCTGCCTCGGTAGGGATAGATGCCGACGGCGACTTCGTGATCGCATGGGAGAGCTCAAACCAGGATGGCTCGGGCGGCGGCATCTTCGCGCGGCGCTACGCCGCAGACGGAACGCCCCAGAGTTCCGAGTTCCGGGTAAACACCCATACCTCAAACCACCAAGGCGGGCCCGCAGTGTCGATGGAGGCGGACGGTGACTTTGTGACCGCGTGGAGGAGTTCAGGCCAGGACGGCTCGCGCTCTGGCGTCTTTGCGCGGCGCTACACCGACTCGCCTCTCCCCGCCGGAGACGAAATGCCACTTCCAGTCAACTTTGCGCTCGATGTCGTCTTCTCCAACCCCTTCAGCGACGCGGCCGCGGTACACTATGCCCTGCCAACTGCCGCCGCCGTGCGCCTCACCGTGACCGACCTGCTCGGGCGCACCGTGCTCACCCGCGCCGAGGGCGTGCAGCCTGCTGGCCGGCACGAGGTGCAACTCGCGTTGGACAACCTCCTGAGCGGGGTCTACGTGGTGTGCCTCAACGCGGCCGGTGCCAACGCGACGCAGCGCGTGATCCTGATCCGATAA